In Bosea sp. PAMC 26642, the DNA window GGCACCTTCACCCATACGCACAGACCAAAAACAGCTTCAGCGGCGCAGATATCGAGGACGATCAGGTCGGTGAAATAGGAAAGAAGCGCTTCATCATCGATTTTGCCGGCGGAGATTTGGCTTATTATGTGAGTGATCCTGCGCGCGTCGAAATCGCGGCATCGACCACGACCGGCACGGTCGTATCCACCATTCTCATCGCCAACCCGGAGATCAAAGGATTCCGCGCCATCATCGATGCAACGCTTCCAAATGGGCAAACTGCGGAATTGCGGATTTATCTGAAATCGCGCGGTCGCACGCTCTCTGAAACCTGGACCAGTACATGGTCTGTCCCGCAACCAGGTCCCGTCCAACCGGCAAGTTCAGCCAAGAATTGAGAATTTCAACTATCGGGTTCGACGATTTCTCTAAGTATATCTGAGCGAGTTTCCATCAAACGATGCAAGCCGTTCAGCCAGAGAGAAAACGACATCGCCATCGAGGCTTCTTGGGTGGAGAATACCCGTCAGCCCTTCGTCGGTGAGAGCGCTTTCGAGCGCGGATGACCGCACGAAGCCCTTCATCGGCGAGCCCGCGAAAGTGCGATGGAGACAAGACTGCGAGCCGAGAACGCGAATGTCTCGATGTCGTCGGTCGCGTCGTATGCGTTCGAACGTGGCGCCGATTGCGGCCCTGTCGCCTTCCAGGAGTTGGATAAACGTCTGCCCGTCGAAGATGAGACAGCCTGAAATATCGGACGCCGCATTGCTGCGCTGAGCCGTCGAAAGGATGTCGCGATAGGTCGCTTGAGGGCTGGTGATCCGCCCAGGCGTATGGGTCGAAGCGTAAATCAGCTGAACGATCGGGAACTCATTCATGTCGGGCGTCCACCGATGTGGAAGACAACGACGTCTTCTTTGATCGCGCCTGCCAAACAGTCGACATCAAGCCGTATCTGAGACTGCGCCGATGATGATAAGACAAAAGGCAGCTTCCAATGCTTTGACCTGAGGAAGAAAGGAGCCCACCGGGTTGGGTGGGCTCCTCACTGATCATTCGATAATCTGCACGATCCGGCGGGTCTTCGGCTCGACCAGGACGGTCTGGTCGTTGACCACGGTGTAGCGATATTCGGTCTTGCCGTAGCGAGCCGGAACCTCGCGATAGGTGACCGTGTCGGGCAAAGTCGCGCCGACCACGACCTTCTCGCGATAAGCCACCGAAGGCACCTTCTGCTCCTTCACATAGGTGCGGAACTCGGTACGCTGATCCCCGGCGATACCGCCGACTATTGCGCCGGCAGCCGCACCACCGACAGCACCCACGGCTGCCCCGGCAGGTCCGCCGACGATCGCGCCGCCGACAGCGCCTGTGGCTGCGCCGCTCGCGGCTCCACCGGCTGCGCCCGAGTTCGATTGCGA includes these proteins:
- a CDS encoding BLUF domain-containing protein codes for the protein MNEFPIVQLIYASTHTPGRITSPQATYRDILSTAQRSNAASDISGCLIFDGQTFIQLLEGDRAAIGATFERIRRDRRHRDIRVLGSQSCLHRTFAGSPMKGFVRSSALESALTDEGLTGILHPRSLDGDVVFSLAERLASFDGNSLRYT
- a CDS encoding DUF1236 domain-containing protein, with protein sequence MIKNLALIAALAVIPATAFSQSNSGAAGGAASGAATGAVGGAIVGGPAGAAVGAVGGAAAGAIVGGIAGDQRTEFRTYVKEQKVPSVAYREKVVVGATLPDTVTYREVPARYGKTEYRYTVVNDQTVLVEPKTRRIVQIIE